The following are encoded together in the Thermothelomyces thermophilus ATCC 42464 chromosome 3, complete sequence genome:
- a CDS encoding SNF2-family ATP dependent chromatin remodeling factor like protein (Contains conserved domains: QLQ domain, HSA domain, P-loop containing Nucleoside Triphosphate Hydrolases, Helicase superfamily c-terminal domain and a Bromodomain. Contains conserved domains: QLQ domain, HSA domain, P-loop containing Nucleoside Triphosphate Hydrolases, Helicase superfamily c-terminal domain and a Bromodomain) — translation MASVQMPPAVQPGSAIPAGMTQQQAQEVYMRFQQMKKQGVPSNDPEFIKTQSILAALQRHSELRKQQLQMQQQMQQQQQQQQQQQQQAMQNGANGIVNGTQPGRPGQPATTQTTMPPSTTSLGASALPATSGAPAANTTTAAPAQGQASQFTQAQLNLLWTQIKAFRMLGKNAGVPIQMQRAIFEHRARRRMSLAKQGTQSPTTANPPSDAPSQDGPKPGPNGADAQAPSVPQPKSFKTVKSPYDGGLVRQTISYIDHGRRKNRLIIPGIFPTGIDFEQLRADREKIVFNRMSARYAELKSLPGNLAHWDASQDSLVADDTAKRKAIIEMKKLALYSKQRALRDRIGKQMMHYDNLAMTTNRAAYRRMKKQNVREARVTEKLEKQQRDARENRERKRHIDFLQAVYNHRNEVLNAGQVQRSKTQRLSRLMYAHHFNIEKEEQKRIERTAKQRLQALKANDEEAYLKLLDQAKDTRITHLLRQTDGFLKQLASSVRAQQRQAAERYGEQIDIPPDESDIDEDDEESGRKIDYYAVAHRIKEEVTEQASILVGGTLKEYQLKGLQWMLSLYNNNLNGILADEMGLGKTIQTISLITYLIEKKHQQGPYLVIVPLSTLTNWNLEFDKWAPSVAKVVYKGPPNARKMQQEKIRQGKFQVLLTTYEYIIKDRPLLSKIKWFHMIIDEGHRMKNANSKLSATIQQYYSTRFRLILTGTPLQNNLAELWAMLNFVLPNIFKSAKTFDEWFNTPFANTGGQDKMELTEEEQILVIRRLHKVLRPFLLRRLKKDVEKDLPDKTEKVIKCKFSALQARLYKQMVTHQKIAVSDANGGKTGARGLSNMIMQLRKLCNHPFVFDEVENQMNPANVSNDLLWRTAGKFELLDRILPKYKATGHRVLMFFQMTAIMDIMEDFLRFRGLHYLRLDGTTKSEDRSELLRQFNQPDSPYFMFLLSTRAGGLGLNLQTADTVIIYDSDWNPHQDLQAQDRAHRIGQKNEVRILRLISSASVEEKILERARFKLDMDGKVIQAGRFDNKSSETDRDAMLRTLLETADMAESGEQEEMDDDELNMILARNEEELAIFQKLDEERSRDPIYGTAPGCQGVPRLMTEDELPDIYLNEGNPVEEEVEMALGRGARERTKVKYDDGLTEEQWLMAVDDDEDTPEAAAARKAARREKRELNKLRRKGLLTGSMENSPAASRASTEDAETPVKKRGRKPGSKNQDKRKAEEGDDEPPAKKRRGPQGRPRAVGLNGSDNRLAPEVREKLQKSLKRIFDGLMNLEVDDDEPQENPDGDDDGPPKRLIIGPFVKLPPKRDWGDYYLIIANPICMNDIQKKIKREEYQSLGDMRKDLDLMVSNCRTFNEESSGICQDVNLIETYFKEQFEKELSENPDLRALEDPSAAAAAGSATKDGSVAPSTAATDGTPQPTPSGPTRIKLVSNSSSAGAGASASNGGGSQANGGSGGAQSDEE, via the exons ATGGCCAGTGTCCAGATGCCGCCTGCGGTGCAACCGGGGTCCGCCATCCCGGCGGGCATGACCCAGCAGCAAGCCCAGGAAGTCTATATG CGATTCCAACAGATGAAGAAGCAGGGCGTTCCTAGCAATGACCCCGAGTTCATCAAGACTCAGTCCATCCTTGCTGCCCTCCAGCGCCATAGCGAGTTGCGGAAACAGCAGTTACAGATGCAGCAGCAAatgcaacaacaacagcagcagcagcagcagcaacagcagcaggccATGCAAAACGGGGCGAATGGAATTGTCAATGGGACCCAACCTGGTCGTCCCGGGCAGCCCGCCACGACGCAAACGACAATGCCTCCCTCTACAACTTCGCTCGGCGCGTCCGCCCTGCCGGCAACCTCGGGCGCCCCTGCTGCCAACACTACGACAGCTGCGCCGGCGCAGGGCCAGGCCAGTCAGTTTACACAAGCCCAGCTCAACCTTCTCTGGACACAGATCAAGGCTTTCAGGATGCTTGGCAAGAATGCCGGCGTCCCCATCCAGATGCAGAGGGCGATATTTGAACACAGAGCGCGGCGCCGCATGTCGTTGGCAAAACAAGGCACGCAATCCCCCACCACCGCGAATCCCCCCTCAGACGCCCCCAGTCAGGACGGCCCGAAACCCGGCCCCAATGGAGCTGATGCCCAAGCTCCATCCGTCCCGCAGCCCAAGTCATTCAAGACGGTCAAGTCTCCGTATGACGGTGGGCTGGTACGTCAAACCATCTCTTACATCGACCATGGTCGCCGGAAGAACCGTCTTATCATCCCGGGAATCTTCCCAACGGGGATAGACTTCGAGCAGCTGAGGGCCGATCGCGAGAAGATTGTGTTCAACCGCATGAGCGCAAGATACGCGGAGCTGAAGTCGCTGCCCGGCAACCTGGCACACTGGGATGCGTCCCAAGATTCTCTCGTGGCGGACGACACGGCTAAGAGGAAGGCTATCATCGAGATGAAGAAGCTGGCTCTCTACTCGAAGCAGCGGGCGCTGAGGGACAGGATCGGGAAGCAGATGATGCACTATGACAACTTGGCCATGACCACCAACCGAGCCGCCTATCGCCGCATGAAGAAACAAAACGTCCGCGAGGCTCGCGTCACCGAAAAGCTGGAGAAGCAACAACGTGACGCGCGCGAGAACCGGGAGCGCAAGAGACACATCGACTTTTTGCAGGCTGTCTATAACCACCGGAACGAGGTTCTCAATGCCGGCCAGGTTCAGCGCTCAAAGACACAGAGGCTCAGTCGCCTTATGTATGCTCACCATTTCAACATCGAGAAGGAAGAGCAGAAGAGGATCGAGAGGACAGCCAAGCAGCGTCTGCAGGCGCTCAAGGCGAACGACGAAGAGGCGTACCTCAAGCTGCTCGACCAGGCCAAGGATACCCGCATCACCCACTTGCTCCGCCAAACCGATGGCTTCTTGAAACAGCTCGCCTCTTCTGTTCGCGCTCAGCAGCGGCAAGCCGCTGAGCGGTACGGCGAACAAATCGATATTCCTCCCGACGAGAGCGACattgacgaggacgacgaggagagCGGCCGGAAGATTGATTACTACGCCGTTGCCCACCGCATCAAAGAGGAGGTTACGGAACAGGCCAGCATCCTGGTTGGCGGTACTCTCAAGGAGTACCAGCTCAAGGGCTTGCAGTGGATGTTGTCTCTCTACAACAACAACCTCAACGGTATCCTTGCTGATGAAATGGGTCTCGGCAAGACGATCCAGACGATCAGCTTGATCACGTACCTGATCGAGAAGAAGCACCAACAAGGCCCCTACCTGGTCATTGTCCCCCTCAGTACCCTGACCAACTGGAATCTGGAGTTCGACAAGTGGGCGCCTTCGGTCGCCAAGGTGGTCTACAAGGGTCCCCCGAACGCCAGGAAGATGCAGCAGGAGAAGATCCGCCAAGGCAAGTTCCAGGTGCTGCTCACAACGTACGAGTACATCATCAAGGATCGTCCTCTGTTGAGCAAGATCAAGTGGTTCCACATGATCATCGACGAAGGCCACCGTATGAAGAACGCAAACTCCAAGCTGAGCGCCACGATCCAGCAGTATTACAGCACCCGATTCCGCCTCATTCTCACGGGTACCCCTTTGCAAAACAACCTTGCCGAGCTCTGGGCTATGCTCAACTTCGTCTTGCCCAACATCTTCAAATCTGCCAAGACGTTCGACGAGTGGTTCAACACCCCGTTCGCAAATACTGGTGGTCAGGACAAGATGGAGCTTACGGAAGAAGAGCAAATTCTTGTCATCCGTCGCTTGCATAAGGTGCTGCGGCCGTTCTTGCTGCGCCGTCTCAAGAAGGATGTCGAGAAGGACCTCCCCGACAAGACCGAAAAGGTGATCAAGTGCAAGTTCTCTGCCTTGCAAGCGCGGCTGTACAAGCAAATGGTCACGCACCAAAAGATTGCCGTCAGCGACGCCAATGGCGGCAAGACCGGTGCCCGCGGCTTGAGCAACATGATCATGCAGCTGCGGAAGCTCTGCAACCACCCGTTCGTGTTCGACGAGGTCGAGAATCAGATGAACCCCGCCAATGTCAGCAACGACCTTCTGTGGCGAACGGCCGGCAAGTTCGAGCTCCTGGACAGGATCCTCCCAAAGTACAAAGCCACGGGTCATCGCGTCTTGATGTTCTTCCAGATGACGGCCATCATGGACATCATGGAAGACTTCCTCCGATTCCGCGGCCTCCACTATCTCCGTCTCGACGGTACAACGAAGTCGGAAGATCGGTCCGAGCTCCTGCGGCAGTTCAACCAGCCGGACTCGCCTTACTTCATGTTCCTCCTGTCCACTCGTGCCGGCGGTCTTGGCCTGAACCTGCAGACAGCAGACACAGTCATCATCTACGACTCCGATTGGAATCCTCACCAGGATTTGCAGGCGCAGGATCGTGCCCACCGTATCGGTCAAAAGAACGAGGTGCGGATTCTGAGGCTAATCAGCTCTGCATCTGTCGAAGAGAAGATCCTCGAGCGCGCCCGGTTCAAGCTCGACATGGATGGCAAGGTCATTCAGGCAGGTCGTTTCGACAACAAGTCGTCTGAAACCGACCGTGATGCTATGCTCAGGACGCTCCTCGAGACCGCAGACATGGCCGAGTCTGGTGAGCAGGAGGAGATGGACGATGACGAGTTGAACATGATTCTTGCCCGGAACGAAGAGGAACTGGCCATCTTCCAGAAACTGGATGAGGAGAGGTCGCGCGACCCCATCTACGGCACTGCGCCTGGCTGCCAAGGAGTCCCGCGTCTGATGACGGAGGACGAGCTGCCAGACATCTACCTCAACGAGGGCAACCCGGTCGAGGAAGAAGTGGAGATGGCCCTGGGTCGTGGAGCCCGTGAGCGTACCAAGGTTAAGTACGACGATGGGCTTACGGAGGAGCAATGGCTCATGGCGGTCGACGATGATGAGGACACGCCCGAAGCCGCCGCGGCGCGGAAGGCAGCCCGCAGGGAGAAGCGTGAGCTGAACAAGTTGAGGCGGAAGGGCCTCCTGACCGGGTCCATGGAGAATTCGCCGGCGGCCAGCCGCGCTAGCACCGAGGATGCCGAGACGCCGGTGAAAAAACGCGGGCGCAAGCCGGGCAGCAAGAACCAGGACAAGCGCAAGGCCGAGGAAGGTGACGACGAGCCTCCGGCTAAGAAGCGCCGCGGACCGCAGGGACGTCCAAGGGCAGTTGGCCTGAACGGGTCGGATAACCGGCTCGCACCCGAAGTGCGCGAGAAGCTGCAGAAGAGTCTCAAGCGTATCTTTGACGGCCTGATGAACCTTGAAGTGGACGATGATGAGCCTCAAGAGAACCCCGACGGCGATGACGACGGTCCGCCGAAGCGGCTCATCATTGGGCCATTCGTTAAGCTCCCGCCCAAGCGTGATTGGGGCGACTATTACCTCATCATTGCCAACCCGATCTGCATGAACGACATCCAGAAGAAGATCAAGAGGGAGGAGTACCAGAGCCTTGGCGACATGCGCAAGGATCTCGACCTGATGGTGTCCAATTGCCGGACGTTCAACGAGGAGAGCAGCGGAATCTGCCAGGACGTGAACTTGATTGAG ACATATTTCAAAGAGCAATTCGAAAAGGAACTCTCCGAGAACCCGGACCTGCGTGCACTGGAGGACCCGTCCGCAGCGGCAGCCGCTGGATCTGCCACCAAAGACGGCTCAGTCGCAccgtcgacggcggcaacTGACGGGACACCTCAACCGACGCCCAGTGGGCCGACGAGGATCAAGTTGGTCTCGAACTCGTCCagcgccggtgccggtgccagCGCCTCGAATGGCGGAGGCAGCCAGGCTAATGGCGGCAGCGGTGGCGCGCAGAGCGATGAGGAATAA